One Streptomyces sp. R28 DNA window includes the following coding sequences:
- a CDS encoding response regulator transcription factor, giving the protein MSNSAPVSVVIIDDHPAIVSGVEMWYAASPRPITVLASGCSVREAWTDPGSTADVVILDLQLGERGPAFGDLRRLVDAGRQVVVYTMRDDEKTALSCLDLGAATFLTKSEGQDHLVEATLAAADERPYMPPALAGALGTNARADRPQLSAREENVLIEWFQSESKELVAQRLGISVRTVNSYLDRVRIKYANLGRPARTKASLVARAIQDGLVDVDDL; this is encoded by the coding sequence ATGAGCAACAGCGCACCCGTCAGCGTGGTCATCATCGACGATCATCCCGCCATCGTCTCGGGCGTGGAGATGTGGTACGCCGCATCTCCACGGCCCATCACCGTGCTTGCGTCCGGCTGCTCCGTACGGGAAGCCTGGACCGATCCGGGCAGCACGGCCGATGTCGTCATCCTGGATCTGCAACTGGGCGAGCGCGGTCCCGCCTTCGGGGACCTCCGAAGACTTGTCGACGCCGGGCGGCAGGTGGTCGTCTATACGATGCGTGATGACGAGAAGACCGCGCTCAGCTGCCTGGACCTGGGAGCCGCGACCTTTCTGACCAAGAGCGAGGGCCAGGACCACTTGGTCGAGGCGACGCTGGCAGCAGCCGATGAGCGGCCCTACATGCCGCCCGCGCTGGCCGGCGCGCTGGGAACGAACGCCCGCGCCGACCGGCCCCAGCTCTCCGCGCGCGAGGAGAACGTGCTCATCGAGTGGTTCCAGTCGGAGTCGAAGGAGCTGGTCGCGCAGCGTCTCGGCATCTCCGTACGGACTGTCAACTCGTATCTGGACCGGGTACGGATCAAGTACGCGAACCTCGGCCGCCCAGCACGGACCAAGGCAAGCCTGGTCGCCCGCGCCATCCAGGACGGGCTGGTCGACGTGGACGACCTCTGA